The following proteins come from a genomic window of Pseudomonas sp. MAG733B:
- a CDS encoding MlaD family protein yields the protein METRAHHVLIGLFTVIVVAGALLFGLFLAKSSVDREFKDYQVVFNEAVSGLSNGSSVQYSGIKVGDVISLRLDPKDPRRVLARIRLGGDTPVKEDTQAKLALTGVTGTSIIQLSGGTPQSPTLKGKDGNLPTIVASPSPIARLLNDSNDLMAGVTTLMHNANLMFSTENIERISKTLDHLEQTTGVIAEQRGDIRQAMQQLASVGKQAGTMMEQTSALMRNANGLLNDQGKQMFGSAEHAMKSLEQSSATINKLLSANQDSINNGMQGLNGLAPAVRELRETLTSLRAIAQRLEANPSGYLLGSDKHKEFTP from the coding sequence ATGGAAACCCGAGCCCATCATGTATTGATCGGCCTGTTCACCGTGATTGTGGTGGCGGGCGCCCTGCTCTTTGGTCTGTTTCTGGCCAAGTCCAGCGTCGACCGGGAGTTCAAGGATTACCAGGTCGTCTTCAACGAGGCCGTCAGTGGCCTGTCCAACGGCAGTTCGGTGCAGTACAGCGGGATCAAGGTCGGCGATGTGATCTCGCTACGCCTGGACCCCAAAGACCCGCGCCGGGTATTGGCGCGAATCCGTCTGGGTGGCGACACGCCGGTCAAGGAAGACACCCAGGCCAAGCTGGCGCTGACCGGTGTCACCGGGACGTCGATCATCCAGCTCAGCGGCGGCACGCCACAAAGCCCGACGCTCAAGGGCAAGGATGGCAACCTGCCGACCATCGTCGCGTCGCCCTCGCCTATCGCCCGTTTGCTCAACGACAGCAACGACCTGATGGCCGGCGTGACCACGCTGATGCACAACGCCAACCTGATGTTTTCCACGGAGAACATCGAGCGCATCAGCAAGACCCTTGATCATCTGGAACAAACCACCGGGGTCATTGCCGAGCAGCGCGGCGATATTCGTCAGGCCATGCAGCAACTGGCGTCGGTCGGTAAACAGGCCGGCACCATGATGGAACAGACTTCGGCGCTGATGCGCAACGCCAACGGCTTGCTCAACGATCAGGGCAAGCAGATGTTCGGCAGCGCTGAGCACGCGATGAAGTCGCTGGAACAAAGCAGCGCGACGATCAACAAATTGCTGAGCGCCAATCAGGACTCGATCAACAACGGCATGCAGGGCCTCAACGGCCTGGCCCCGGCGGTGCGCGAGTTGCGTGAAACCCTGACCTCGCTGCGCGCCATCGCTCAACGCCTGGAGGCCAACCCCAGCGGTTACCTGCTGGGCAGTGACAAGCACAAGGAATTCACCCCATGA
- a CDS encoding ABC transporter permease yields MTSNTVAGNAQLDTSHAPAQIRVTGDWTLAHYADLKLLSEKLEGQYDNNTRIDLNGLGALDTAGASLLVELLGSERLGRSAEHPDCTLSSADRALLQTVYQSLTDFCVPIKEPEISVGIQLLTRIGRAVDTVWQDTLQLLGFVGLILETIVRGLFRPSRWRITPMVAHIEQTGLDAAPIVALLTFLVGAVVAFLGATVLSTFGASVFTVDLVAFAFLREFGVLLTAILMAGRTASAFTAQIGSMKANEEIDAIRTLGLDPMELLVVPRVLALLIALPMLTFLAMVSGIVGGGVVCAISLDISPAMFLSLLQSDIGVQHFLVGIVKAPIFAFLIAAIGCLEGFKVSGSAESVGAHTTSSVVQSIFVVIVLDAVAALFFMEMSW; encoded by the coding sequence ATGACCAGCAATACAGTGGCCGGCAATGCCCAATTGGACACCTCGCACGCCCCCGCTCAGATACGGGTGACGGGGGACTGGACGCTCGCCCATTACGCCGACCTCAAGCTTCTGAGCGAAAAGCTCGAAGGCCAATACGACAACAATACGCGCATCGATCTCAACGGCCTCGGCGCCCTTGATACCGCCGGTGCCTCGCTGTTGGTGGAGCTGCTGGGCTCCGAGCGCCTGGGCCGGTCCGCCGAACATCCCGATTGCACCCTTTCTTCCGCCGACCGCGCGTTGCTGCAAACCGTCTACCAGTCGCTGACCGATTTCTGTGTGCCGATCAAGGAACCGGAAATCAGCGTCGGCATTCAACTGCTGACGCGCATTGGCCGTGCGGTGGACACCGTTTGGCAGGACACCCTGCAACTGCTGGGTTTTGTCGGCCTGATTCTGGAAACCATCGTTCGTGGACTGTTCCGGCCCAGCCGCTGGCGCATCACGCCGATGGTGGCGCACATCGAACAGACTGGCCTCGATGCCGCGCCCATCGTCGCCCTGCTGACCTTTCTGGTGGGCGCCGTGGTGGCGTTTCTCGGGGCGACGGTGCTTTCCACGTTCGGCGCCAGCGTGTTCACGGTGGATCTGGTGGCGTTCGCCTTCCTGCGGGAATTCGGCGTGTTGCTGACGGCGATCCTGATGGCCGGGCGCACGGCCAGTGCGTTCACCGCGCAGATCGGTTCGATGAAGGCCAACGAAGAAATCGACGCCATCCGCACCCTGGGCCTCGATCCGATGGAATTGCTGGTGGTGCCCCGCGTCCTGGCGCTGCTGATCGCGTTGCCGATGCTCACTTTTCTGGCAATGGTTTCGGGAATCGTCGGCGGCGGTGTGGTTTGTGCGATATCGCTGGATATTTCGCCGGCGATGTTCCTCTCGCTGCTGCAATCGGACATCGGCGTTCAGCATTTTCTGGTGGGGATCGTCAAAGCGCCGATCTTCGCCTTCCTGATCGCCGCGATCGGTTGCCTGGAAGGCTTCAAGGTCAGCGGCAGCGCCGAATCCGTGGGTGCGCACACCACGTCGAGCGTGGTGCAGTCGATTTTCGTGGTGATCGTGCTCGACGCCGTGGCCGCGCTGTTTTTCATGGAGATGAGCTGGTGA
- a CDS encoding ATP-binding cassette domain-containing protein, with protein sequence MSRLPRAPAEAVIEVRGLCNRFGRQSVHENLDLDLYKGEILAVVGGSGSGKSVLLRSIVGLRQPSEGVVRVFGQNLPTLPEHERSLIERRFGVLFQKGALFSSLTVTENVALPLIEHAGLSREDAEHLAAVKLALAGLPLSAADKYPASLSGGMIKRAALARALALDPDILFLDEPTAGLDPIGAAAFDQLILTLRDALGLSVFLVTHDLDTLYTITDRVAVLAQKKVLVADAIDKVSETDDAWIHEYFHGPRGRAALTAAKQLNEV encoded by the coding sequence GTGAGCCGTTTACCCCGAGCGCCCGCCGAGGCGGTGATCGAAGTCCGTGGGCTGTGTAATCGCTTCGGCCGTCAGAGCGTGCATGAAAACCTTGATCTGGATTTGTACAAGGGTGAAATCCTCGCCGTGGTCGGCGGCTCCGGCAGCGGCAAATCGGTGCTGCTGCGCAGTATCGTCGGCTTGCGCCAGCCCAGCGAGGGCGTGGTGAGAGTCTTTGGGCAGAACCTGCCGACGTTGCCGGAACACGAGCGTTCGCTGATTGAACGGCGCTTCGGCGTGCTGTTCCAGAAAGGCGCCCTGTTCTCTTCGCTGACCGTGACCGAGAACGTCGCCCTGCCCCTGATCGAACACGCCGGCCTGAGCCGAGAAGATGCTGAGCATCTGGCTGCCGTGAAGCTGGCCCTGGCTGGATTGCCGCTTTCTGCGGCGGATAAATACCCCGCCTCGCTGTCCGGCGGCATGATCAAGCGCGCCGCTCTGGCACGGGCCTTGGCGCTGGACCCGGACATCCTGTTTCTCGACGAGCCCACCGCCGGCCTCGATCCGATCGGCGCCGCTGCGTTCGATCAGTTGATCCTGACCCTGCGCGATGCCTTGGGCTTGAGTGTGTTCCTGGTGACCCACGACCTCGACACGCTCTACACCATCACCGATCGGGTGGCGGTGCTGGCGCAGAAAAAAGTGCTGGTGGCCGACGCCATCGACAAGGTTTCGGAAACCGACGATGCGTGGATTCACGAATACTTCCATGGCCCTCGCGGCCGCGCGGCGCTGACGGCCGCAAAACAGCTCAACGAGGTCTGA
- a CDS encoding TerC family protein, with product MEWLTNPEIWVAFFTLTALEIVLGIDNIIMISILVSRMPKHMQQRTRIFGLALAMITRILLLLSITWVMRLTADLFEVFGQGISGRDLILFFGGLFLLWKSSQEMYHALEGEDESNEEPSGKGGNFLYTIIQIAIIDIVFSLDSVITAVGMVSHVPVMVAAIVVAVLVMMLAAGTISAFIDKHPSLKMLALSFLLVVGTVLIAESLDVHVPKGYVYFAMAFSLAVEAINIKMRTAIAKKRKQQDPVKLRKDIPGQ from the coding sequence ATGGAATGGCTGACCAACCCTGAAATCTGGGTTGCCTTCTTCACCCTGACCGCCCTGGAAATCGTCCTGGGCATCGATAACATCATCATGATTTCGATCCTGGTCAGCCGCATGCCCAAGCACATGCAGCAGCGCACCCGGATTTTCGGTCTGGCGCTGGCCATGATCACGCGGATCCTGTTGCTGCTGTCGATCACCTGGGTCATGCGCCTTACCGCCGACCTGTTCGAAGTGTTCGGCCAGGGTATCTCCGGGCGTGACCTGATCCTGTTCTTCGGTGGTCTGTTCCTGCTGTGGAAGAGCTCGCAAGAGATGTACCACGCGCTGGAAGGTGAAGACGAAAGCAACGAAGAACCTTCGGGCAAGGGCGGCAACTTCCTGTACACCATCATCCAGATCGCGATCATCGACATCGTGTTCTCGCTGGACTCGGTCATCACTGCGGTCGGCATGGTGTCCCATGTACCGGTCATGGTGGCGGCGATTGTCGTGGCCGTTCTGGTGATGATGCTGGCTGCGGGCACCATCAGCGCGTTCATCGACAAGCACCCGTCGCTGAAGATGCTGGCGCTGTCGTTCCTGCTGGTGGTCGGTACCGTTCTGATTGCCGAATCCCTGGACGTGCACGTACCGAAAGGCTACGTCTACTTCGCCATGGCGTTCTCGCTGGCGGTGGAAGCGATCAACATCAAGATGCGCACCGCGATCGCGAAAAAGCGCAAGCAGCAGGATCCGGTGAAACTGCGCAAGGACATTCCGGGGCAGTAA
- a CDS encoding DUF5924 family protein, giving the protein MPTLTLFVQRILELMKRYPGVIALGGFVSGVGSFILVDRQQGLASWITTIMLISWIWLMLENSLTKLFTRIFKREIPQPLLRYATQMIHQESLFFVLPFFFITTTWNSGQLFFTGLLGIAALISIVDPLYYKWLAPRRWAFLALHTLTLFAALLTALPVIMHLTTSQSFKWALGIAVLLSFPSLASIFPIRTVRNALAILSITIGIGGVGWVLRSWVPPATLWMTDVAISTQMQDRTPGKSLEEVSVEQIRGGGLYAYTAINAPRGLDERIYHVWQFNGKEVDRIPLDIHGGRKEGYRAWTHKQNFPGNPAGKWQVRVLTEDGQLIGVLRFTVPDSTPVKEK; this is encoded by the coding sequence ATGCCGACCTTGACCCTCTTCGTACAGCGCATCCTCGAACTGATGAAGCGCTACCCCGGGGTCATTGCGCTCGGTGGTTTTGTCTCCGGGGTCGGCAGCTTCATTCTGGTGGATCGTCAGCAGGGACTGGCGAGCTGGATCACCACCATCATGCTGATCAGCTGGATCTGGCTGATGCTGGAAAACAGCCTGACCAAGCTGTTCACCCGGATCTTCAAGCGGGAAATTCCCCAGCCATTGCTGCGTTATGCGACGCAGATGATCCACCAGGAAAGCCTGTTCTTCGTCCTGCCGTTCTTTTTCATCACCACGACGTGGAACAGCGGCCAGTTGTTCTTCACCGGGTTGTTGGGCATCGCGGCGCTGATTTCCATCGTCGACCCGCTCTACTACAAATGGCTGGCGCCTCGGCGCTGGGCGTTCCTGGCGTTGCACACGCTGACCCTGTTCGCCGCCCTGCTCACCGCGCTGCCGGTGATCATGCACCTGACCACTTCGCAAAGTTTCAAATGGGCGCTGGGCATTGCCGTATTGCTGTCGTTCCCGAGCCTGGCGTCGATCTTCCCGATCCGCACGGTGCGCAACGCGCTGGCGATCCTCAGTATCACCATCGGTATCGGCGGCGTCGGTTGGGTGCTGCGTTCGTGGGTGCCGCCGGCGACATTGTGGATGACCGACGTGGCGATCAGCACGCAGATGCAGGACCGTACGCCTGGCAAGAGCCTGGAAGAAGTCAGCGTCGAGCAGATTCGCGGCGGCGGCTTGTACGCGTACACCGCGATCAACGCGCCGCGAGGCCTGGACGAGCGGATTTATCACGTCTGGCAATTCAACGGTAAAGAGGTCGATCGCATCCCTCTCGACATCCATGGCGGGCGCAAGGAAGGCTATCGGGCCTGGACCCACAAACAGAACTTCCCCGGTAACCCGGCGGGCAAATGGCAGGTTCGGGTGCTGACCGAAGACGGCCAGTTGATTGGCGTGTTGCGCTTCACGGTACCTGACAGCACACCGGTCAAAGAAAAGTAA
- a CDS encoding CitMHS family transporter, producing MLTFLGFAMVITFMFLIMTKRLSALIALILIPIIFALFGGFGPKIGPMMLEGITKLAPTGVMLMFAILYFALMIDSGLFDPAVRKILKMVKGDPLKVSVGTAVLALVVSLDGDGATTYMICVAAMLPLYSRIGMSPRIMAGLIILAGGVMNMTPWGGPTARAASALHVDPSAIFVPMIPAMAAGVVAILAIAYFYGKRERARLGELHLVGDEIDHSEISVSQFPDARRPKLIWFNGALTLGLMCTLIAGLLPLPVLFMVAFSIAMIVNYPCLQQQKDRVAAHAGSVLAVVGLIFAAGIFTGILSGTGMVDAMSKSLLSVIPDFLGPYLAVITALVSMPFTFFMSNDAFYYGVLPVLAEAASHYGITAVEMARASIVGQPVHLLSPLVPSTYLLVALAGIDFGDHQRFTLKWAVLVCMCILVAALLMGIFPLFSTL from the coding sequence ATGCTGACTTTCCTTGGCTTCGCCATGGTCATCACGTTCATGTTCCTGATCATGACCAAGCGCCTGTCTGCGCTGATCGCCCTGATCCTGATTCCAATCATCTTCGCCCTGTTCGGTGGCTTCGGCCCGAAAATCGGCCCGATGATGCTCGAAGGCATCACCAAACTCGCGCCGACCGGCGTGATGCTGATGTTCGCGATTCTGTACTTCGCCCTGATGATCGACTCCGGCCTGTTCGACCCGGCCGTGCGCAAGATCCTGAAAATGGTCAAGGGCGACCCGTTAAAAGTTTCGGTCGGCACCGCCGTACTGGCGCTCGTCGTTTCCCTCGATGGTGACGGCGCGACCACTTACATGATCTGCGTGGCCGCCATGCTGCCGCTCTACAGCCGCATCGGCATGAGCCCGCGGATCATGGCCGGTCTGATCATCCTCGCCGGTGGCGTGATGAACATGACTCCATGGGGCGGCCCGACCGCCCGTGCCGCCAGTGCGTTGCACGTGGACCCTTCGGCGATCTTCGTACCGATGATTCCAGCGATGGCGGCCGGTGTGGTGGCGATCCTGGCCATCGCTTACTTCTACGGCAAACGTGAACGTGCGCGCCTGGGTGAGCTGCATCTGGTGGGCGATGAGATCGACCACAGCGAAATCAGCGTCTCGCAGTTCCCGGATGCCCGTCGTCCGAAGTTGATCTGGTTCAACGGCGCCCTGACCCTGGGCCTGATGTGCACCCTGATCGCCGGCCTGTTGCCGCTGCCAGTGCTGTTCATGGTGGCGTTCAGTATCGCGATGATCGTCAACTATCCTTGCCTGCAACAGCAAAAGGATCGCGTCGCGGCACACGCCGGTAGCGTGCTGGCAGTGGTCGGGCTGATCTTTGCCGCGGGCATCTTCACCGGTATCCTGTCGGGCACCGGCATGGTCGATGCCATGTCGAAAAGCCTGCTGTCGGTGATTCCGGATTTCCTCGGCCCGTACCTGGCGGTGATCACGGCGCTGGTGAGCATGCCGTTCACGTTCTTCATGTCGAACGATGCATTTTATTACGGCGTGTTACCGGTACTTGCCGAAGCCGCCAGTCACTACGGTATAACCGCGGTGGAAATGGCACGTGCCTCGATCGTCGGTCAGCCCGTCCACCTGTTGAGCCCGCTCGTACCATCGACCTACCTGTTGGTGGCCCTGGCCGGTATCGATTTTGGTGATCACCAGCGCTTCACCCTGAAGTGGGCAGTGCTGGTGTGCATGTGCATACTGGTCGCCGCGTTGCTGATGGGGATTTTTCCGCTGTTCAGCACTCTATAA
- a CDS encoding ABC-type transport auxiliary lipoprotein family protein: MKLTRIALLAGFMLISACSILPKPEPFDVYRLPSTQSNAPSSHGAAQKWSLRLNKPLASEALNRPDIAVIPQGDVISSYKGSRWSDPAPVLLRNRLLDGFQRDGRVTLLSTDDSLFHADLELGGQLQAFQTEYQGTNASVVVRLDALLVRGYDQRILASRRFEVRQSLSDVKVPSVVAGFGQASNQLTAQVVNWAVEQGQKFAPPLRP; encoded by the coding sequence ATGAAGCTGACCCGTATCGCCCTCCTCGCCGGCTTCATGCTGATCAGCGCCTGCTCGATCCTGCCCAAGCCCGAGCCGTTCGATGTCTATCGGTTGCCTTCGACCCAGAGCAATGCGCCGAGCAGTCATGGCGCGGCGCAGAAATGGTCGTTGCGCCTGAACAAACCTTTGGCCAGCGAAGCGTTGAACAGGCCGGACATTGCAGTCATTCCTCAGGGCGACGTGATCAGCAGCTACAAGGGCTCGCGCTGGAGCGATCCGGCGCCGGTGCTGCTGCGCAATCGTCTGCTCGATGGTTTCCAGCGTGATGGTCGAGTGACGTTGCTGAGCACCGATGACAGTCTTTTTCACGCCGACCTGGAGCTGGGTGGCCAGTTGCAGGCGTTCCAGACTGAATACCAGGGAACCAATGCCAGCGTGGTGGTGCGTCTGGATGCGTTGCTGGTGCGCGGCTACGACCAGCGAATCCTCGCCAGCCGCCGCTTCGAAGTGCGCCAGTCGTTGAGCGATGTGAAAGTGCCGTCGGTGGTGGCCGGGTTTGGCCAGGCCAGTAATCAATTGACGGCGCAGGTAGTGAATTGGGCGGTTGAGCAAGGGCAAAAGTTTGCGCCGCCACTGAGACCTTAA
- a CDS encoding insulinase family protein — MRCLLFACLLLGSFPSFALDRFQVEGYTLRNGLQLLLKPGTERGHVAIRLVVGVGIDDFSCAEKELPHLLEHLLFSGIDASGEGGLEERMQALGGEWNAFTSNADTTFVIEAPAKNQRKVLDLLLALLTQTRFDDNAINAAKQVVEREDGGHYTHLQRWLDRQDLGHTASKQLAVELGLKCSERAEVHQLTREQLEKVRQDWYAPNNMTLIVVGDLDRLLPAYLERTYGTLVPIEPGSHPPLPQIEASAAHERVLTRGFVGDGAKLHWLVPEPVLEDQHDVTFDLLKDYLDWALYRQLRLAHSLSYGPWAEREVFGGVGFMSLNADLERDDVDEALTVLDDLKAQLLKDGLNAETFNRLKQAAIARQSWAVQGNSALADYYWSALGDYEDGRFANPTKELQAVSLAEANKAMRELLLQPGYVRIEKPLLSDDQVLWAIAGVLGLLVLSLVAWRFHRRK, encoded by the coding sequence ATGCGTTGTCTGTTGTTCGCCTGTCTGTTGCTCGGCTCATTCCCTTCGTTTGCCCTGGATCGCTTTCAGGTCGAGGGCTACACCCTGCGCAACGGCTTGCAACTGCTGCTCAAACCCGGCACGGAGCGCGGGCATGTGGCGATCCGGCTGGTGGTCGGCGTCGGTATCGATGATTTTAGCTGTGCGGAAAAAGAATTGCCGCACCTGCTCGAACACCTGCTGTTCAGCGGCATCGACGCCAGCGGTGAAGGCGGACTCGAAGAACGCATGCAAGCGCTGGGTGGCGAATGGAACGCCTTCACCAGCAATGCCGACACCACGTTCGTGATCGAAGCACCGGCGAAAAACCAGCGCAAAGTCCTCGATTTGCTCTTGGCATTACTGACCCAAACCCGGTTCGACGACAATGCCATCAACGCCGCCAAGCAAGTGGTCGAGCGTGAAGACGGTGGTCATTACACCCATTTGCAGCGCTGGCTGGATCGTCAGGATCTGGGCCACACCGCCAGCAAGCAACTGGCTGTGGAGCTCGGACTCAAATGCTCCGAGCGTGCCGAAGTCCATCAATTGACCCGCGAGCAACTGGAGAAAGTCCGCCAGGATTGGTACGCGCCCAACAACATGACGCTGATCGTGGTCGGTGACCTTGACCGCTTGCTGCCGGCCTATCTGGAACGGACCTACGGCACGTTGGTCCCGATCGAACCCGGCAGCCACCCGCCGCTGCCGCAAATCGAGGCCAGCGCCGCCCACGAGCGCGTTCTGACGCGGGGGTTCGTTGGTGATGGGGCCAAGCTGCACTGGCTGGTGCCGGAACCGGTGCTGGAAGATCAGCACGACGTTACCTTCGACCTGCTCAAGGACTACCTGGACTGGGCGCTGTATCGCCAGTTGCGGCTGGCGCACAGTTTGTCCTATGGCCCGTGGGCCGAGCGTGAGGTGTTCGGTGGCGTAGGCTTCATGAGCCTCAATGCCGACCTCGAGCGCGATGACGTGGACGAGGCACTGACGGTGCTGGATGACTTGAAGGCTCAATTGCTCAAGGATGGCCTCAACGCCGAAACCTTCAATCGCCTCAAACAGGCCGCCATAGCCCGCCAGTCCTGGGCGGTGCAAGGCAACAGCGCGCTGGCCGATTACTACTGGAGCGCGCTGGGCGACTACGAGGACGGCCGTTTTGCCAACCCCACCAAGGAGCTGCAAGCGGTTTCCCTCGCTGAGGCGAACAAGGCGATGCGCGAACTGCTCCTACAGCCTGGGTATGTGCGGATCGAGAAGCCGTTGCTCAGTGATGATCAGGTGTTGTGGGCGATTGCCGGGGTGTTGGGCTTGCTGGTGTTGAGTCTAGTGGCCTGGCGTTTTCATCGCAGAAAGTAA
- a CDS encoding Na/Pi cotransporter family protein, whose product MLTLLNLLSAVALLIWGTHIVRTGILRVYGSNLRHVIGQNMSKRWLAFISGIVVTAMVQSSNATAMLVTSFVGQGLMALTPALATMLGADVGTALMARVLTFDLSWLSPLLIFLGVIFFLSRKQTRLGQMGRVAIGLGLIILALQLIVEAATPITHAQGVKVIFASLTGDILLDALVGALFAMISYSSLAAVLLTATLAGASVISLPVAIGLVIGANIGSGILAFLSTSMQNAAGRQVALGSLLYKLIGLVLIIPVLDPLVHWIDSLDFSPQEMVIGFHLLYNTARCLILLPSVGPMARFCAWVLPERPQVNGTAKPRHLDATALVTPSLALANAARETLRMGDLIDNMLEAMLDVLNGKQTAVTQEVRRLADDVESLYSAIKLYLAQMPREDLSDQDSRRWAEIIELAINLKLASDLIERMLRKVQQQKTSQRRSFSEVGLEELAGLQTQLISNLRLGMSVFLSADPESARQLVREKRRFRAQERRLAHAHVSRLQRKIVQSIETSSLHLELIADMKRLNSLFCSSAYVVLETSDTGALVVDDLTDITHSP is encoded by the coding sequence ATGCTCACCCTGCTCAATTTGCTCTCTGCCGTGGCCTTGCTGATCTGGGGCACGCACATCGTCCGAACCGGCATCCTGCGGGTCTACGGTTCCAACTTGCGTCATGTCATTGGCCAGAACATGTCCAAACGCTGGCTGGCGTTCATTTCCGGGATCGTGGTGACCGCCATGGTTCAGAGCAGCAACGCCACCGCCATGCTCGTCACTTCCTTTGTCGGTCAGGGCCTGATGGCGCTGACCCCGGCGCTGGCAACCATGCTCGGCGCCGATGTCGGTACGGCGCTGATGGCGCGGGTGCTGACCTTCGACCTGTCGTGGCTGTCGCCGCTGCTGATCTTCCTCGGGGTGATTTTCTTCCTCTCGCGCAAACAGACGCGACTGGGCCAGATGGGCCGCGTCGCGATTGGCTTGGGCTTGATCATTCTCGCCCTGCAACTGATCGTCGAGGCGGCCACGCCGATCACTCACGCCCAAGGCGTGAAGGTGATTTTCGCCTCGCTGACCGGCGATATCCTGCTCGACGCCCTGGTCGGTGCGCTGTTCGCGATGATTTCCTACTCCAGCCTCGCGGCGGTCCTGCTTACCGCAACCCTGGCCGGCGCCAGCGTGATCAGCTTGCCGGTGGCCATCGGCCTGGTGATCGGCGCCAATATCGGCAGCGGCATTCTGGCGTTCCTCAGCACCAGCATGCAGAACGCCGCCGGACGCCAGGTGGCCTTGGGCAGCCTGCTGTACAAACTGATCGGCCTGGTGCTGATCATTCCGGTACTCGACCCGTTGGTGCACTGGATCGACAGCCTGGATTTCAGCCCCCAGGAAATGGTTATCGGCTTCCACCTGCTCTACAACACCGCGCGCTGCCTGATCCTGCTGCCCAGTGTCGGGCCGATGGCCAGGTTTTGTGCCTGGGTGTTGCCGGAGCGGCCACAGGTCAACGGCACTGCCAAACCCCGGCACCTTGACGCTACGGCGCTCGTTACACCGAGCTTGGCGCTGGCCAACGCGGCTCGGGAAACCCTGCGCATGGGTGACCTGATCGATAACATGCTGGAGGCCATGCTCGATGTGCTGAACGGCAAGCAAACCGCAGTGACACAAGAAGTGCGTCGCCTGGCCGACGATGTGGAATCGCTCTACAGCGCCATCAAGCTGTATCTGGCGCAAATGCCCCGCGAGGACCTCAGTGATCAGGACAGCCGGCGCTGGGCGGAAATCATCGAGCTGGCGATCAACCTCAAACTCGCCAGCGATTTGATCGAACGCATGCTGCGCAAGGTTCAGCAGCAGAAAACCTCGCAGCGTCGCTCGTTTTCCGAAGTGGGCCTGGAGGAACTGGCCGGGCTGCAAACTCAGCTGATCTCCAACTTGCGCCTCGGAATGTCGGTGTTCCTCAGTGCCGACCCCGAAAGCGCCCGGCAATTGGTCCGTGAGAAACGTCGCTTTCGCGCACAGGAACGGCGTTTGGCCCACGCTCATGTCAGCCGTTTGCAGCGTAAGATCGTGCAAAGTATCGAGACCAGTTCGTTGCACCTGGAATTGATTGCCGACATGAAGCGTCTGAATTCACTGTTTTGCAGCAGCGCCTACGTGGTGCTGGAAACCTCCGACACCGGCGCGCTGGTGGTCGACGATTTGACTGACATCACGCATTCTCCCTGA